The following is a genomic window from Actinomadura sp. WMMB 499.
GCTTCTCCTCCTCGGGCAGGTGGGCCAGCTCCCATTCGAGCATGAACTCGGCGAGGTTCTGGTACCACCACTTGACCGACTCCCAGATGCCGTAGCGCTCGGCCTCCTCGGGGTCGTCCGTGCAGTGCACGAGGGTGTACGCGCCGACGCGGTCGTTCTTGAACCGCGAGAGCGGCCGATCGCAGTCGGCCTGGCCCCGGCGGTAGGTCTCGATCGCCTCGGCCATCTTCTCGACCGGCTGCATGAGCGCGAACGACAGGAGGCCGAGCCCGAGTTTCCCGGCGTTGTAGGCCGACGTCGGGCTGGCCGCGGCCAGCCAGGCGGGCGGGTGCGGGTCCTGGTGGGGGCGCGGCGTGATGAAGCGCTCGGGGAAGTCGATCGTCTCCGACTTCCACGACATCCGTTCCCTGCCCCAAGCCGCGATGACGAACTCGAACGCCTCGCGCCACATGTCGCGCGAACGGTCGTCGGCGGGGACGCCGAAGGCGAGCTGCTCGTTGGGCGTCGACCGTCCCGACCCCCATTCGACGCGGCCGCCGCTCAGCACGTCCACGGTGGCGACCTTCTCGGCGACGCGCACGGGGTGCTGGAATCCGGGCGGGAGCAGCACCACGCCGAACCCGAGCCGGATGTTCTCGGTGATCTGCGAGAGCGCCCCGAGGACGGTCTCGTTGCTCGGGCACGCGGACCGGCCCTCGCGGAAATGGTGCTCGACCGCCCAGACCGTCTGGAAGCCGAGGCGGTCCGCGAGCCTGATCTGCTCGAACGCCTCCGCGTAGATCTGCCGCTCCGCGTTCTTCTGGCCGTCGGGGAAGGGCTCCGCGTAGGGTCCGGGCTTCGGCTGGAACTCGTACATCAGGTCGAGCTTCACGTCTTCTCCTTCTCTTCGGGCACGTACCGGTTCAGGCGGCGAGAAGCCGTCCGAACCGGCTGCCGTGAAAGATCAGCGGGCGGCGGCCGGCGTCGACCCGCAGTGCGTGGACGGCCAGCAGCGCGATCGTGTGGTCGCCCGCCGGGAGCTCCTCCTCGATCGAGCACTCCAGCCAGGCGACCGCCCCCAGGACGAACACCGCCCCCGCCGCGCAGGCGCTCCAGTCGACCCCGGCGAACCGGTCGCCGGACCGCAGCGACAGGGCGCGGCACGCGTCGTTGTGCTGCTCGGCCAGGACGCTGACGCCGAGCCGCCGGCCCCGGCGGAGCCGGGGCCAGGTGGACGAGGAGTTCCGCAGGCACACGAGACCAGTCCCGGGTCGATCGAGACGCAGGTGAAAGCGCTCGCGGCCATGCCGACCGGCTCCTCGCCGTCCAGCGCGCAGAGCGCCGTGACGCCGCTCGGGAAGCAGCCGTACGCCTCCTTCAGCTGGGCCGGATCCCCGGTGACGGGTTCGAGCTTGACCACGAGCCACAACCCTTCTTGCGTCAGTCTTTCGTTATAGCGAAAAACTCTTTCGTATATGGCGAGTATGTGCGCGCCTCCGAGAACTGTCAAGGGCGGCGGACGGAGGGGCCCGCCGGTCACGGGTCGCGGCATGCGGGACCCTCCGGCGAGCGGTCGACCGCACGAGGGCCCTCGTCGTCGGCGGCGCCTCTTCGGCAGTGCACTCCCGGGACATGCCGCCGGGACACGAGGGCCGAAGCAAGATCAACGGCCGACTTCGGAAACGCCCGCGGGACATGCCGCGAATCCGGAGAATTCGGTGCCGGGACGGCATGGGAAAGAGCCACGCCGTCTTCTACGAGCGGCGGCCCTCATGGCCGGCCGCCTTCCTGCCCCGCCACCGGAGCGAACCGCCGTCGGCCTCTCGTCGGCCCTCTCGCCGGGCCTCTTGTCGTCGCCCTCTTGCCGGGCCTCTCGCCGGGCCTCTCGCCGGGCCTCTTACCGGACCTCTTGCCGGGCCCCTCGCCGGGCCTCTCGCCGGGCCCTGTCGTGCCCTCGGTGGCCGCCCGCGCTCGCGGACGGCCTGCGGCGCCCGCACGGCGAGGCCCGTCCGCCCGCTGCTTCCGTCGCAGCGGGCGGACGGGCCTCGCCGGTTGCTCCCCGGCGCCCGGGAAGCGCTAGGCCGGCTGCCCGGCCGGCTCCACCAGCGGGAAGTGGCATGCGGCGTACTGGCCCTCCCGGATCTCGCGGACCTGCGGCTCCTCGGCGGCGCAGCGGTCCTGCGCCAGGGGGCAGCGGGTGCGGAACCGGCAGCCGGTGGGCGGCGACAGCGGCGAGGGCATGTCGCCCTCGAGCGCGGGGCCGGTGAACCGCTCGTCGGGATCGGTCAGCGGGACGGAGTCGAGGAGGGCGCGGGTGTAGGGATGGGCGGGCGAGGCGTAGACCTCGGCGGAATCGCCGAACTCGCACACCTTGCCCAGGTACATGACCATGACGTTGTCGCTGATGGTGCGGACGACCCCGAGGTCGTGCGCGATGAACACGACGGTCAGGTCGTACTCGGCCTTGAGCTCGGAGATGAGATTGAGGATCTGCGCCTGGACGGACACGTCCAGCGCGGACACCGGCTCGTCGCACAGCAGCAACTGCGGGCCGACCGCGAGGGCCCTGGCGATGGCGACCCGCTGGGCCTGCCCGCCGGACAGCTGCCGGGGCAGCATGCCGACGAACCGCTCGTCGGAGAGGGCGACCTTCGCCAGGACGTCCGCCGACTTCTCGGCCCGCTCGGCGGCGGACGCGCCGGTGACGGTGAGGCCCTCGACGACGATGTCCTTCACCGCCCGGCGGGGGTTCAGCGAGGCCACCGGATCCTGGAAGATCATCTGCATCCGGCGGCGGAGCTCGCGCATCCGGCGCTCGCCGGCCCGTTCGATCCACTCGCCGTCGAAGCGGATCCGCCCGGAAGTCAACCGGTCCAGGCGGAGCAGGGCCCGCCCGGTGGTGGACTTGCCGCAGCCCGACTCTCCGACGATCCCGAGCGTCTCCCCGGGCAGGACGTCGAAGCTGATGTCGGAGACCGCCTGGACCGTCCCCGCCCTGCCCGGATACTCGACGACCAGCTCGTGCACCGACAGGAGTGCCCGGTCCCCGCGCAGGTGCGCCGTCCCGCTACCGGCCATCGAGATCCGCTCCTTCCAGGTCCGCGACCGCGGGTGCGGTCACCGGACGGACACAGGCCACCAGGTGGTCCGGCGCGATCGGTTCCATGACCGGACCCGGATCGCGGCACTCGTCGTCGGCGTGCAGGCAGCGCGCCGTGAACCGGCACCCCTCCGGCAGGTTCGTCGGGTCCGGCAGCGTTCCGGGGATCAGCCGGAGCGGGGCGTTGCGCTCGTGCTCGAGGGTGGGCGTCGCCTCCAGCAGGGCGTGGGTGTAGCGGTGCCGGGGCGTGTCGAACACCCGGCGGGTCTCGCCCACCTCGGCGAGCCGCCCCGCGTACATCACCGCGACCCGGTCGGTCTGCCCGGCGACGACGGCGAGGTCGTGGCTGATCAGCAGCAGCGACATCCCGCGATCGCGCTGCACCCGGCGCAGCAGGTCCAGGATCTGCCGCTGGATCGTGACGTCCAGGGCGGTCGTCGGCTCGTCGGCGATCAGCAGATCGGGCTCGCACGCCAGGGCGATCGCGATCATCACCCGCTGGCGCATGCCGCCGGACAGTTCGTGCGGGTAGGCGCGCAGCCGACGTTCGGGGTCGGGCACACCGACCTCCCGCAGGAGGTCGATCGCCCGGCCGCGCGCCTCGGAGCGGCCGACGCCGAGCAGCTTGCGCATCCCCTCGGTCAGCTGGCGCTCCACCCGCACGACCGGGTTGAGGGACCGGCCGGGGTCCTGGAACACCATCGCGACCTGCTTGCCCCAGATCTCGGACCGCTGCTTGCGGGACATGCCGAGCAGGTCCCGGCCGTGGAAGAGCACCTCCCCGGAGCAGACCGCCCGGCGCGGCAGCCGGTCCATGATCGTCCGGGCCATCATCGACTTCCCGGATCCCGACTCGCCGACGACCCCCAGCGACTGGCCGCGATCGACGTGCAGGGACACGTCCTGCACCGCCCGGACGACGCCCCGGCGGGTGCCGATGTAGGCGTGCAGGTTCCGCACCTGCAGCACCGGTTCAGCGTTCATGATCTGAGCCTCTCGTCCGGTGATCGCGTCACCGCTCCATCCAGAGTTCTTCGGGCAGCAGCGAGCCGAACCCGTACTGCTCGGCGCCGTGGACGTTCGCGGCCGTCTCCACGGCGGGCGCGGCACGGGTGTAGTAGATGGCGGGGACGAGCGCGGCCACCCGCTCCTGCACCACCTTGTACGCGGCCTTGCGCTCCTCCAGGGACGACGAGGTCCGCCCCTTCTCGAGCGCCGCGTTCAGCTGCGGGTCGTCGACGCCCGACATGTTGGAGCGGGACCGGCCGTGGTAGCCCGCCCACAGCTGCGGCTCGGGATCCACCATCAGGGTCGAGGAGATGAGCATCTCGAAATCGTGGGAGCCGTAGACCTTGGCGGTCTCCGCACTGGCGATCGTCCGGATCTCGACGTCGACGTTCTCGAACGCGCCGAGCTGCGCCTGGACGCTCTCCGCCACGCCCAACGACTCCGTGCTGTTCTGGGCGGTGAAGGTGAACGAGACGGGCTCGCCCTCGGCGGCCAGTTCGTCGAACAGCTTCTGCGCGAGCGCCTTGTCGTGCTTTCTCAGCTCGACGTCCGAGTAGAACGGCGAGGATTCCGCGAACAGCCGCCGCGGGACCTCACCGTGCCCGTTGTACTGGGACAGGTTCGTCGCGTCGACGTCCATGGCCGCGGACACGGCCCGGCGCGCCCGGATGTCGTCGAACGGCGGCCTGCGCGTGTTCATGAACAGCGCCTGGCCACCGCTCATCTCCACGACGTCCGTCGCGAAGCCGGCCTCGCGCGCCTTGGCGATGGACTTCCAGCTCGTGTCCACGACGACGTCGACATCACCGCTGAGCAGGGTGCTCAGCCGCTGCATGGTGTCGGCGGTGGAACGCACGGTGATGCCGTCGAGGTAGGGCTTGGGGGCGTCCCAGTAGCGGGGGTTCCGCTCCAGCTCGATCTTGTCCTGGCGCGACCACGACTCCAGGACGAACGGCCCCGCGCCGATCGGGCGGGCGTCGAAGGCCCGCCGCCCCTGCTTCAGCGCCGCCGGCGACGCGATCCAGTTCATCGCCCCGACCACCACGTTCTGCGCGTAGCTCGGGACCTGGGCGCGCAACCTGATCCTCAGGGTCGTGGCGTCCACCACCTCGGTCGAGGCGATCTGCGCCGCGTACCTCAGGGAGGACGACGCGGTGGCCGGGTCCCGGATCCGGTCCCAGTTGAACTTCACGGCGGCCGCGTCCAGCGACTCACCGTCCGAGAACGTCAGCCCCTCGCGCAGCTTCAGCACGAAACTCTTGCCGTCGTCGTCGGTGGTGAAGCTCTCGGCCATCTTGTAGCCGATCTCGCCCGTCCGCACGTCGTTGGTCATCAGCGTTCCGTACAGGGCGTTGCCGAGGGCGGCCTCGTAGGCCCACACGTTCGAGAGCGCGGCGGGATCGAGGCTGCGCGGTTCGTTGATCATGAGCAGGCGGGCGGTGCCGCCCCGCACGGGCGGGCCGGTCGGGCCGCTCGGCCCGGTGGAGGTTTCGGTCGCCGGGCCGCTGCACGCGGCCGTGACCAGTGCCGCGACGCAGGCCATCGCGACTGCCAGGTGACGTCTGGTTCGGATCATCGTCGCCCTCTTGTCAAGCGGTCCGCAAAGGGACGGCTGTCAGTCGTGCAGGGTCCGGTCGAAGCGGCGCCGGAGGTGGTCGCCGGCCAGGTTCAGCGAGAACACGGTCAGGAAGATGACCAGTGCGGGCATGAGCACCATGTGCGGGGTGTCGGTGATGGCGTCCTTGCCGTCGTTGATCATGCCGCCCCAGCTCGGCGTCGGTGGCGGGATGCCCAGCCCGAGGAAGCTCAGCGACCCTTCCGCCACGATCAGCGCGGCCATCACGATCGGCAGGTAGGCCCCGAGCGAGGGCAGCACGTTGGGCAGGATCTCCTTCAGCAGGATCGGGCGGTGGCCCGCTCCCATGTTCCGCGCCGCCAGCACGAACTCCCGCGCCGACCAGACGAGGGTGTTCGCGCGCGCCAGCCGGACGAAGGTGGGGATCACCAGCAGCGTGAGCCCCATGAGCAGGGTCTCGAGGCTGGGGGTGAGGATGGAGGACAGCGCCATCAGCAGGATCAGCGGCGGGAACGCCAGCATCGCGTCGGTCAGCAGCCGCACCACCGCGTCGAGCCGTCCGCCGAAGTAGCCGGCGAGCATCCCGAGGAGGCCCCCGACGGTGAACCCGATCACGCTCGCGAGGACACCGACGACGAGCGAGACCTGCGCTCCGTGCACCGCCCGCGAGAAGATGGACCGGCCCAGGTAGTCCGTCCCCATCGACAGTTCGAGGGAGCCCCACTGCGGGCCCTGGTGCGGCGTTCCCACCGCCGTGATGTAGGGCGCCAGCGGCAGCAGGCCCGCGAACAGCGCCATGCCGATCACCGCGATCAGCCACGTGTACGCCAGATAGACCAGGACCGACCGGGGTTTGCGCACCTGCGGGACGACCGGAAGCGCGAGGCGGCCCGCGGTGGACGGTGACTGTGTCACGCCGTCGCCACCTTCCTGACCCGGGGGTCGATCAATCGGTAGCTCAGGTCGACCACCGTGTTGATCACGACATAGACCACCGCGACGAACACCACCACTCCCTGCACCATGACCAGATCGCGCGAGACGATCGAGGTCGTCAGCAATTGACCGAGGCCCGGCAGCAGGAACAGCGTCTCCACGATCACCGTCCCGCCGACGAGCCGGCCGAGATTGATCCCCGCGAGGGTGACCAGCGACATCGACGACGGCCGCAGCGCGTGCCGGAACATCACGTAGACCGCCCCCATCCCTTTCGCCCTGGCCGCGCCGACAAAGTCCTCCTGGAGCGTTCCGATCAGGTCCTCGCGCAGCACGCGGTGGAAGGCCGCGATCTCGATCAGGGCGATGGAGATCGCGGGCAGGAGCGCGGCGCGCAGGTTCGCGCCGATGCCCTCGCCGAGATCCGACCATCCGATGACGGGGAACCAGCCGAGCTGCAGCGCGAGCACGTAGATGAGCACCGGACCGGCGATGAACGCCGGCACCGACAGGAACACCGAGGACAGCACGTTGATGGCCCGGTCGACCGGGCTCCCCGGCCGCGCCGCGGAGGCGACGGCCAGCAGCACCGAGACGACCAGCGCGATGGCGAGCGCCATCGCGGCCAGTTGCAACGTGACCGGCAGCCGCTCCACGATCGCTTCCGTCACGGGCTGCCCGGTGAGCGGAGAGGTTCCCAGGTCGCCCCGGACCGCGTTGCCGAGCCAGTCCAGATACTGCGCCCAGAATGGTTGATCCATTCCCAGTTTCGCGTTCAACGCGGCGATCGATTCCGGTGTCGCATCTTCACCTAGAATGACCGACGCGACCGAACCGGGCGCCATGCTCATCAGCGATACCACGGCCAAACTGACCAGTAGCACCACGAGGAGACTGCGGCCGATTCTGCTGATGGAGGTGAACAACATACGGCTCGCCTTCCTGAGCACTCTTGCAGGCGGACCGCGCTCCCGCATCGGCTCTCACCAGCACGGGACCAACGGTTCCGGCCGGAGAGTTCGGATCCCGCCGGCCGCCGCCGATTACGAGAACGTTACTTCCGCCACACGAGAAAGACAAGTGCTGTCCGCGAGAATATTGCTTCGACAGAGCTGCTCCGAAACGGCTCGCATCCAGCCGGGAACGTACCGCTTCCGCAGGCCGCTGAACAGGCCTGTCAAGAAATGATCAAGCAGCGAGGCGGCGAGGACGTTATTTACGCCCTACGCCGCCTCGCTAGTCGACATAGCTCCTTCTACCCCGGCGCCGAGGGGCCGGGGCGGCCCGGTCGGCCGGACGGGGTCGCGTCCGCCTCAGCCCGGCACGGTGCCGTCCTCGTGCGCCATCCAGTGCACGAAGCGGTGGAGCGGATACATGGCGTCGTGCGGATTGCCGATGGTGCCGGGCCCCGCCTCGCCCAGCCGGACGATGCGCTGGGCGCCGCCGCTCGCGAGACGGTCGCGGTAGCCGGCCGTCCGCTCGGAGGGGTAGAACCCGATCGTCTGCGTCGCAACGTTGACGAACCGCACCGCGTCGTCGAGGGAGTCCACCCGGACCACGTTGACGACCTTGTTGATCGGGTGGAAGTCCACGGGCTCGTCGGAGCGGATCACCAGGCCCGTGCCGTCGGTCCTGCCCCAGGTCCGGTAGTCGTCGTCGAGCATCATCAGCGTGTCGATCTGCTCGCGCAGGTCCCGCTCCAGCGGCCTGGTGTCACCGGACTCGGCCGCCTTCGCCGCGATGTGCCGGTACAGGCGCGCGCAGAAGCGGTCGGCGTCGTCCCGGTCGCCCTCGAGGAAGACGAACCGGCTGGCGACGCAGGCCTCCTGGTTGAGGACCATGACGTCGGAGGCGGCCAGCGAGGCCGCGCGGTCGAGCGTCCCCTCCGAGGCGAACGCCTCCCCGCCGACCATCGAGATCGAGGTCTTGGGGTCGAACGACACCAGCTGGAAGCCGGGGCCCAGGTACTTGATCACGTTGTTGATCGCGTCGCCGCCGCCCCAGGCGACGATCTTGTCGAAGTACTGGGGGCGGTACAGCACGCGCTCCACCGTGTCGTCGCCGCCGCGCCAGTACACCGCCGACATCGACGTGACGATGGGGTGGGCCGGATCGATGGCGGCCATGGTCCGCAGGATCGCCACCGTGGTGAAGGGGTCGCTGGACGACATCTTGAACAGGTTGACGGCCTTGACCATCGCGCCCTGGGCGATGGACTTGACCGCGACGCCCGGAGAGTTGCCCGGCAGCACGTGGATCAGCCGGGGCGCGAACGCCCGCACGAAGCTCTTGCGTCCGGTGAAGTCCTGCTTGGGGACCCATCCGTCCAGCGCCCGGGGGTCGGGGAAGTTCTGCTCGACCACGGTCTCCAGCAACCGCTTGTCGAGATAGGCGGCCGCCGCACCGACCTGCGCCTCCAGCACCGGGCGCGGCAGGATGTGCGTGGTCGACATGCGGTCGATGCACTCGCGCATGAACGGGTTCCGGGGGTCGCGGATGCGCTCCCCGGTCTCGACGAGGAAGTCGATGATCTCCGCGAGCGGGACGTTCAGCAGCGGCGGCACCTCGGCGCGCGGATGGACCAGACCGTCCATGACGATGCGCGGCGTCGCGAACGCGACGCCGAGGTCGCGGGAACGGTGCGTGGCGTCGTGGCCCTCGACCAGTTCGCCGCGCTGGAAGAACGGCGCGGGCACGGCGCCGCCGGCCTGCGGCTCGGTCTGGATCGCGGTCATGACAGCCCCCGGACGTAGGCGTCGACGGTGCCGGCGCACCCGATCTTGTCGTCGCCGGCGACGAGGTCGGCGTAGCGGGCGATATCGTTGCGCACCGAGGGCCCCTTGCTGCCGCAGGCGCACGGGTCGAGGTCGAGGGCGATCTTGTCGCCGGTGATGACCCCGCCCCAGCGCCCGTCGAGCGAGAGGTCGAAGAAGGCGGCGCGCCCCTCGACCTCGCCGCTCTCGTGCGGCAGGAGCGCGTCGCCCGTCTCGTCCAGGACGAACGGCACGAGCCAGGGCGGCACGTGGTAGCGGTCGCCCTTCCGGCACTTGGGCATGCCCGAGTTGAGCTCCTGCATGGAGTAGTTCTGGAAATCCCGCTCGGCCGGGATGTTGAACGTCTGGTGCACGTACTCCTGGTAATCGTCGGGCAGTTGCGCGCGCTTCAGCCCGCCGCCGACGTAGATGCAGTTGTCGGGGTGGAAGTGCTCCGCCGAGTAGCCCATGTCCCGGACCGCCCTGGCCACCTGGTACAGGCTGTTCCACATCCCCGCGATGTAGAGCTTCTCCTCCCGGTGCCGGACGAGCGCCTCGGCGACGGCGACCACCGACTCGTCCATCGCCTTCTGCCGTTCCTGGGACGTGCGCTCGAAGTCGGCCAGCTCGTCGGGCGGCGCGGTGCCGTCCGCGATCTTCTTGCGGAGCACGACCATCCTGGTCAGCGAGCCGATGGTGATCGGCGGGAGCGGCGGCTGGAAGCGCTCCTTGGCCGGATCGCCGAACGCCTCGTGCTGGGCCTGGGCGATGACGAGGTTCTTGGGGACGGCGGCGGTGGCCCCGAGACCGAACATCCGCCGGTCCCGGGCGGGCCGCACGCCCGAGCCCCAGGAGAAGACGTTCACGGTGTCCTTGCGCGACCACTCCATGTCGCGTTCCGAGGCGAGCAGCATCGCGGACTTGCCGGTCGTCCCGCTGGAGCACGACACGTAGTGCCCCGCGGCTTGGAGCCGTGCGACCCAGTCGTCGATGTCGGCGATGCCGGACGTCTCGATCGGACCGATCGGGTACGGCGAGACCGTCTCCAGCCACTTGCCGAGCCGGTCCCACTGCCCTTCGAGCAGGAAGCTCTCCGGATAACTCTTGTAAGCGGTGTGCGGGAACAGCAGCGGCACCATGTCGGCGCGGTCGCGGATCTCGCCGGTGCCCGCCTCCTCGGCCCGGCGGGCCAGCAGTTTGATCCGGTTCCTGCGTTCCTGGAAGCGCTCGTCGAGCGCCGCGCGCTGCGTCTCGCGCAGGTCGGCATGGGAGTGGTCGAAGCGGTCCGGCGCGTCGACCAGCCGCAACAGTCTTTCCACAGCAGAGCTCACCGGGCATCCTTCCCT
Proteins encoded in this region:
- a CDS encoding flavin reductase family protein, with the translated sequence MCLRNSSSTWPRLRRGRRLGVSVLAEQHNDACRALSLRSGDRFAGVDWSACAAGAVFVLGAVAWLECSIEEELPAGDHTIALLAVHALRVDAGRRPLIFHGSRFGRLLAA
- a CDS encoding acyl-CoA reductase, whose protein sequence is MTAIQTEPQAGGAVPAPFFQRGELVEGHDATHRSRDLGVAFATPRIVMDGLVHPRAEVPPLLNVPLAEIIDFLVETGERIRDPRNPFMRECIDRMSTTHILPRPVLEAQVGAAAAYLDKRLLETVVEQNFPDPRALDGWVPKQDFTGRKSFVRAFAPRLIHVLPGNSPGVAVKSIAQGAMVKAVNLFKMSSSDPFTTVAILRTMAAIDPAHPIVTSMSAVYWRGGDDTVERVLYRPQYFDKIVAWGGGDAINNVIKYLGPGFQLVSFDPKTSISMVGGEAFASEGTLDRAASLAASDVMVLNQEACVASRFVFLEGDRDDADRFCARLYRHIAAKAAESGDTRPLERDLREQIDTLMMLDDDYRTWGRTDGTGLVIRSDEPVDFHPINKVVNVVRVDSLDDAVRFVNVATQTIGFYPSERTAGYRDRLASGGAQRIVRLGEAGPGTIGNPHDAMYPLHRFVHWMAHEDGTVPG
- a CDS encoding ABC transporter substrate-binding protein — encoded protein: MIRTRRHLAVAMACVAALVTAACSGPATETSTGPSGPTGPPVRGGTARLLMINEPRSLDPAALSNVWAYEAALGNALYGTLMTNDVRTGEIGYKMAESFTTDDDGKSFVLKLREGLTFSDGESLDAAAVKFNWDRIRDPATASSSLRYAAQIASTEVVDATTLRIRLRAQVPSYAQNVVVGAMNWIASPAALKQGRRAFDARPIGAGPFVLESWSRQDKIELERNPRYWDAPKPYLDGITVRSTADTMQRLSTLLSGDVDVVVDTSWKSIAKAREAGFATDVVEMSGGQALFMNTRRPPFDDIRARRAVSAAMDVDATNLSQYNGHGEVPRRLFAESSPFYSDVELRKHDKALAQKLFDELAAEGEPVSFTFTAQNSTESLGVAESVQAQLGAFENVDVEIRTIASAETAKVYGSHDFEMLISSTLMVDPEPQLWAGYHGRSRSNMSGVDDPQLNAALEKGRTSSSLEERKAAYKVVQERVAALVPAIYYTRAAPAVETAANVHGAEQYGFGSLLPEELWMER
- a CDS encoding ABC transporter ATP-binding protein, with protein sequence MNAEPVLQVRNLHAYIGTRRGVVRAVQDVSLHVDRGQSLGVVGESGSGKSMMARTIMDRLPRRAVCSGEVLFHGRDLLGMSRKQRSEIWGKQVAMVFQDPGRSLNPVVRVERQLTEGMRKLLGVGRSEARGRAIDLLREVGVPDPERRLRAYPHELSGGMRQRVMIAIALACEPDLLIADEPTTALDVTIQRQILDLLRRVQRDRGMSLLLISHDLAVVAGQTDRVAVMYAGRLAEVGETRRVFDTPRHRYTHALLEATPTLEHERNAPLRLIPGTLPDPTNLPEGCRFTARCLHADDECRDPGPVMEPIAPDHLVACVRPVTAPAVADLEGADLDGR
- a CDS encoding ABC transporter ATP-binding protein, which translates into the protein MAGSGTAHLRGDRALLSVHELVVEYPGRAGTVQAVSDISFDVLPGETLGIVGESGCGKSTTGRALLRLDRLTSGRIRFDGEWIERAGERRMRELRRRMQMIFQDPVASLNPRRAVKDIVVEGLTVTGASAAERAEKSADVLAKVALSDERFVGMLPRQLSGGQAQRVAIARALAVGPQLLLCDEPVSALDVSVQAQILNLISELKAEYDLTVVFIAHDLGVVRTISDNVMVMYLGKVCEFGDSAEVYASPAHPYTRALLDSVPLTDPDERFTGPALEGDMPSPLSPPTGCRFRTRCPLAQDRCAAEEPQVREIREGQYAACHFPLVEPAGQPA
- a CDS encoding ABC transporter permease gives rise to the protein MRERGPPARVLRKASRMLFTSISRIGRSLLVVLLVSLAVVSLMSMAPGSVASVILGEDATPESIAALNAKLGMDQPFWAQYLDWLGNAVRGDLGTSPLTGQPVTEAIVERLPVTLQLAAMALAIALVVSVLLAVASAARPGSPVDRAINVLSSVFLSVPAFIAGPVLIYVLALQLGWFPVIGWSDLGEGIGANLRAALLPAISIALIEIAAFHRVLREDLIGTLQEDFVGAARAKGMGAVYVMFRHALRPSSMSLVTLAGINLGRLVGGTVIVETLFLLPGLGQLLTTSIVSRDLVMVQGVVVFVAVVYVVINTVVDLSYRLIDPRVRKVATA
- a CDS encoding LLM class flavin-dependent oxidoreductase, with translation MKLDLMYEFQPKPGPYAEPFPDGQKNAERQIYAEAFEQIRLADRLGFQTVWAVEHHFREGRSACPSNETVLGALSQITENIRLGFGVVLLPPGFQHPVRVAEKVATVDVLSGGRVEWGSGRSTPNEQLAFGVPADDRSRDMWREAFEFVIAAWGRERMSWKSETIDFPERFITPRPHQDPHPPAWLAAASPTSAYNAGKLGLGLLSFALMQPVEKMAEAIETYRRGQADCDRPLSRFKNDRVGAYTLVHCTDDPEEAERYGIWESVKWWYQNLAEFMLEWELAHLPEEEKQKAFPLLEPTIRGDIDIARYTEQDMIIVGTPEECLRKILRYEDAGVDQLLCYSQFGSLPHEKVMRSIELLGTEVLPELEKRGHRVDYDALFDGA
- a CDS encoding ABC transporter permease; protein product: MTQSPSTAGRLALPVVPQVRKPRSVLVYLAYTWLIAVIGMALFAGLLPLAPYITAVGTPHQGPQWGSLELSMGTDYLGRSIFSRAVHGAQVSLVVGVLASVIGFTVGGLLGMLAGYFGGRLDAVVRLLTDAMLAFPPLILLMALSSILTPSLETLLMGLTLLVIPTFVRLARANTLVWSAREFVLAARNMGAGHRPILLKEILPNVLPSLGAYLPIVMAALIVAEGSLSFLGLGIPPPTPSWGGMINDGKDAITDTPHMVLMPALVIFLTVFSLNLAGDHLRRRFDRTLHD